The following proteins are encoded in a genomic region of Cryptococcus gattii WM276 chromosome I, complete sequence:
- a CDS encoding uncharacterized protein (Similar to SGTC gene model, INSD accession EAL18753.1), with amino-acid sequence MSFPPSVNHLVLPRTKGRNNIIHNNQKEFSEDNQFQDDIEEQERDQVDDAVGVGGPTVEFGRQGGVCLQRKRGAWGWLWSVEDRQADLKWRAGKEAIHFFPATQTPEIEPDPELSLKEVINSSVQYAEDLCLPYERDGLRDVITDILMEEHAVGPSGTSKQAAGPLPKTEGAFDETQIYQGSIAAVIQNRRGKCARTFVAFPTGEVGHHLNDATALLVRTRTATHLLNLHPSSTPFSAYVTSTRISELSFSDTECRRHVDVVLDPATWSRALVVDEGGGVWMWWEEKEIRRGRLEKVMNLRKIRDKITDDRDQFFRISFGTQPGTALILSSREATLIDVDSLDHPTTSLITLSGFTRRFTFLEKTALERGSRYTTMCTTHEVFWLDESGKGSPALGFKHEYGVANMEAIVFPGQGRDQMTTLLYSPSHPFITALTTPKTDPIRFLTPPYALSLPLHQDITVKEFSYLSLNSNRHPPSLLILDQEGGLWCMPLISSRDAHFAAVASAGGKEDQKRRQEIGPISAQWDDEVSSLAAKERDREGLGVGEGWREKIQVAYKEIDLRWVWLAINQQDIKIFSSEHSVSSLSDIGEREEEGESAELMTRNDWVTDDERESGEQAVDKERVGEDVGNEEEIDAEARLEETDHEGRDKEKRGEIESHEAATNAADIATEEAEKDDDEWDEGDWEDEEGEGEEGLEGKQLQGQETESWFKPEEFSQYLRELEAPMDGLVTGSELALDMCFPSTSFLGEENVRKWDDAEEDAVLQTLIIHPYAIRSTLEGMDELDLSKLVPISHTLHSKFPSFTESRPSLHLPYQKPSQLYGSLLESFPPSSLRDNLFAAQLTLNLHLSACIVSPSDYLPLTRAAHDRLIDAAVEEEQRGDEVELFVQATSQLSLNDRTPPLIEFSVVKPKLAPLKSRCKSLNTVESESEWEDIHENDEKKKEEKRMERLQTHIARTLNDDWKLGQDPTYWTWTPMGLEGTQWNPDHAIDPTQGDAQQPMGGMTGTQKESDRRIRPLPSSRSYPSLSLSQPRSRMQPPSPPHTSQFHSFSHLIPPSLSTSRSVPSIPSLAQGPRSSPPPTMSQMGIVTSSQPEGESQDQEIGWASTQVERGKFGGKLEKKKKNKKRLGGF; translated from the exons ATGTCATTCCCCCCCTCAGTAAATCACCTCGTCCTACCACGCACCAAGGGGCGCAATAATATTATCCACAATAATCAAAAGGAGTTTTCGGAGGATAATCAGTTTCAAGATGACATAGAGGAACAAGAACGCGATCAGGTGGACGATGCTGTTGGTGTAGGCGGGCCGACAGTAGAGTTTGGCAGACAGGGTGGAGTTTGCCTGCAGAGAAAGAGAGGCGCTTGGGGATGGCTGTGGTCTGTGGAGGATAGGCAAG CAGATCTCAAGTGGAGAGCCGGTAAAGAAGCGATTCATTTCTTCCCTGCCACTCAAACGCCAGAAATTGAGCCTGATCCGGAACTTTCTTTAAAAGAAGTCATTAATTCATCA GTACAGTACGCTGAAGATCTTTGCTTACCGTACGAGCGAGATGGCTTAAGAGATGTGATCACCGACATTCTCATGGAGGAACATGCCGTAGGCCCATCGGGAACTTCAAAGCAAGCTGCCGGACCTTTGCCCAAAACAGAGGGCGCATTCGACGAAACGCAAATCTATCAAGGATCAATTGCTGCGGTCATTCAGAACAGGCGCGGCAAGTGTGCGAGGACGTTTGTGGCATTTCCGACAGGAGAAGTCGGACATCATCTGA ACGACGCGACAGCTCTACTGGTCAGAACCCGTACTGCGACCCATCTCCTCAACCTGCACCCTTCCTCGACCCCATTCTCAGCTTATGTTACTTCAACGCGCATTTCTGAGCTCTCTTTTTCTGACACTGAATGTCGGCGGCATGTGGATGTTGTTCTCGACCCGGCGACGTGGTCAAGGGCCCTGGTGGTTGATGAAGGTGGAGGTGTATGGATGTGGTGggaggaaaaagaaattAGAAGAGGAAGGCTGGAGAAAGTTATGAATCT GAGGAAAATTCGAGACAAAATAACAGATGACAGAGATCAATTCTTCCGTATATCATTTGGTACACAGCCGGGTACTGCTCTCATACTCTCCTCACGCGAAGCCACATTGATAGATGTCGAC AGTCTTGACCATCCGACAACATCTCTTATCACGCTCTCGGGCTTCACCCGTCGATTCACCTTTCTCGAAAAAACAGCTCTTGAGCGTGGATCCCGTTACACCACCATGTGCACCACGCATGAAGTGTTCTGGCTTGACGAGAGTGGTAAGGGGTCACCAGCTTTGGGTTTCAAACATGAATATGGGGTAGCGAATATGGAGGCTATCGTCTTCCCTGGGCAAGGCAGAG ACCAGATGACGACTTTGCTCTATTCCCCGTCACACCCCTTCATCACAGCTTTGACAACACCCAAGACTGACCCTATTCGATTCCTCACCCCACCATATGCTCTCAGTCTTCCCTTACATCAAGATATAACTGTCAAAGAGTTCAGCTACCTCTCACTCAACAGCAATCGACACCCACCATCACTGTTAATATTGGATCAGGAAGGAGGCTTATGGTGCATGCCTCTCATATCCTCGCGCGACGCCCATTTCGCGGCAGTTGCCTCAGCTGGTGGGAAGGAGGATCAGAAACGAAGACAGGAAATTGGTCCAATAAGCGCACAATGGGATGACGAAGTTAGCTCTCTAGCGGCAAAGGAGAGAGACAGGGAAGGACTCGGTGTTGGTGAGGGATGGCGCGAAAAGATCCAGGTGGCGTACAAGGAAATAGATTTACGATGGGTTTGGTTGGCTATCAACCAACAGGACATCAAGATATTTTCGTCCGAGCACTCAGTGTCGTCCTTGAGTGATATTGGGgagcgagaagaagaaggggaaagtGCAGAACTGATGACGAGAAACGATTGGGTCACTGATGATGAAAGAGAGAGCGGAGAGCAAGCTGTCGATAAGGAGAGGGTGGGAGAAGATGTGGGAAACGAGGAAGAAATAGATGCAGAAGCTAGACTCGAAGAAACTGATCACGAAGGGAGAGATAAGGAAAAGAGGGGCGAAATTGAGAGTCATGAAGCTGCAACAAATGCGGCCGACATTGCTACGGAAGAAGCCGAGAAAGACGATGATGAATGGGACGAAGGTGACtgggaagatgaggagggagaaggagaggaaggtCTTGAAGGAAAGCAGCTCCAAGGCCAGGAAACTGAGAGCTGGTTCAAGCCTGAGGAGTTTTCACAGTATCTCAGAGAGCTAGAAGCGCCCATGGATGGCTTAGTCACTGG AAGTGAACTTGCTTTAGACATGTGCTTCCCATCGACCTCCTTTTTGGGCGAGGAGAACGTCAGGAAATGGGACGACGCTGAAGAGGATGCTGTCCTCCAGACCCTCATTATCCACCCTTACGCTATTCGCTCGACTCTTGAGGGCATGGACGAATTGGACTTATCCAAACTTGTGCCCATATCTCACACTTTGCATAGCAAATTTCCTAGCTTCACTGAATCTCGTCCTTccctccatcttccttaTCAAAAACCTTCACAGCTTTACGGGTCCCTCCTCGAGTCTTTCCCGCCATCTTCACTGCGGGACAATCTCTTTGCCGCTCAACTAACTCTCAACTTACATCTATCGGCTTGCATCGTATCCCCTTCTGACTATCTACCTTTAACCAGAGCAGCACATGATCGATTGATTGATGCTGcggtggaagaagagcagcGAGGAGACGAGGTTGAACTGTTTGTGCAAGCTACAAGCCAGTTATCGCTCAACGATCGTACACCACCTCTTATCGAGTTCAGTGTTGTCAAACCCAAGCTTGCACCTCTCAAATCCAGGTGCAAGAGTTTGAATACTGTGGAGAGTGAATCGGAGTGGGAGGATATCCATGAAAATgatgaaaaaaaaaaggaagaaaagaggatggagagacTGCAGACACATATAGCGAGGACGTTGAATGACGATTGGAAGCTAGGGCAGGACCCGACTTATTGGACGTGGACACCCATGGGATTGGAAGGCACCCAATGGAATCCTGATCATGCTATAGACCCTACACAGGGCGACGCACAACAGCCCATGGGGGGAATGACCGGCACGCAAAAGGAAAGCGATAGACGTATTCGACCCCTTCCCAGCTCTCGTTCATATCCGTCATTATCTCTTTCCCAGCCGCGATCCCGAATGCAGCCACCTTCACCTCCACATACATCTCAATTTCATTCATTCTCCCACCTCatccctccttctctctcaaCTTCCCGCAGTGTGCCATCCATCCCGTCCCTCGCTCAAGGTCCGAGATCTTCACCTCCACCAACCATGTCGCAGATGGGCATTGTCACCTCTAGCCAGCCAGAAGGGGAGAGCCAGGATCAGGAAATAGGTTGGGCAAGTACGCAGGTGGAACGAGGGAAGTTTGGAGGGAAAttggaaaagaagaagaagaacaagaagcGTTTGGGTGGATTC
- a CDS encoding Regulatory subunit of trehalose-6-phosphate synthase/phosphatase complex, putative; Tps3p (Similar to TIGR gene model, INSD accession AAW45200.1), which produces MTTMPNNDVPNSPTSTSFSGTFSPAATAANTAANARSRDAPSPTTSSGPKLETNKDQRLIVVSNRLPVTISKDDNGEYHFKMSSGGLVSALSGCKKTMSFTWIGWPGKDIPMQDRETVNRRLLEEYNCYPVYLSDELADSHYNGFSNSILWPLFHYHPGEMNFDAAHWLAYREANMRFADVVSSLVQAGDMVWVQDYHLMLLPMLLRSMITGESAQGEMVRQELGRVKEGVDDTVVKEVLKMDPGVAQAEDEGVEMLGDVEEEGGEMNVKSSPSKRPPYAREMSTFQKQELVAKEKGKEGIRIGFFLHTPFPSSEIYRILPVRREILLGVLQCDLIGFHTYDYARHFLSSCTRILGLETQPNGIEFDGRYCQVGTYPIGIDPNQFVEGLQKESIVKRLRSLEARFEGVKVIIGVDRLDYIKGIPQKLQALETFLTQHPEWIGKVVLVQLAIPSRQDVEEYQDLRACVNELVGRINGRFGTVESVPIHYMHKSVPFEELTAMYALADACLVTSTRDGMNLVAYEYISSQTEKHGSMILSEFAGAAQSLNGSLLINPWDVQSTADAIYQALTLSAQQRKSNWQKLFNYVSKYTAEAWGVSFVNELNRLSGQRPSGPAGLAGRRKSGSLSRRSSKASIQRRKSSQSGGIVTGLGAAAGAAVNWAQSQVQGGSQA; this is translated from the exons ATGACGACAATGCCTAATAACGACGTTCCCAATTCCCCCACTTCCACCTCGTTTTCAGGCACTTTCTCCCCAGCCGCCACGGCTGCCAACACCGCTGCCAATGCTCGCTCCCGAGATGCTCCTTCTCCTACTACGTCTTCCGGGCCTAAACTGGAAACCAACAAAGACCAGAGGTTGATCGTTGTTTCCAACCGATTGCCGGTGACTATTAGTAAAGATGATAATGGAGAATATCACTTTAAG ATGTCTTCTGGTGGACTGGTTTCAGCTTTGAGTGGATGCAAGAAGACTATGAGCTTCACCTGGATCGGATGGCCCGGTAAAGAT ATCCCCATGCAAGACCGTGAAACCGTCAACCGCCGATTGCTCGAAGAATACAACTGTTACCCCGTTTACCTCTCTGACGAGCTTGCTGATAGTCACTACAACG GTTTCTCCAACTCGATCCTCTGGCCGTTGTTTCACTATCACCCCGGAGAGATGAACTTTGATGCTGCTCACTGGCTCGCTTACCGGGAAGCCAACATGCGTTTCGCCGATGTGGTCTCCTCCTTGGTCCAAGCTGGCGACATGGTCTGGGTGCAAGACTACCACCTCATGCTTCTCCCGATGTTACTCCGTTCCATGATCACCGGCGAGTCTGCGCAGGGTGAGATGGTTCGACAGGAACTCGGGAGGGTGAAGGAGGGTGTGGATGATACGGTTGTGAAAGAAGTGCTTAAAATGGATCCTGGAGTCGCACAGGCGGAGGATGAAGGTGTGGAGATGTTGGGTGATGTagaggaggaaggtggGGAGATGAATGTAAAGTCCAGTCCATCCAAGAGGCCTCCTTATGCGAGGGAAATGAGTACTTTCCAGAAGCAAGAGTTGGTGGCCAAGGAGAAGGGTAAGGAAGGGATTAGGATTGGTTTCTTTTTGCATACTCCTTTCCCGTCAAGTGAGATTTATAGAATTTTGCCTGTTCGAAGGGAAATCTTGTTGGGTGTGCTTCAGTGTGACCTTATTGG ATTCCACACGTATGACTATGCTCGACACTTCCTCTCATCCTGTACCCGTATCCTCGGTCTCGAGACTCAGCCGAACGGCATTGAATTTGACGGCCGATACTGTCAAGTCGGCACCTATCCCATCGGTATCGACCCTAACCAATTTGTCGAAGGTCTTCAAAAAGAATCCATTGTCAAGCGTCTTCGTTCGCTGGAAGCTAGATTTGAGGGTGTCAAGGTCATCATCGGTGTTGACCGTTTGGACTACATCAAAGGTATTCCTCAAAAACTCCAAGCCCTCGAGACTTTCCTTACCCAACACCCCGAGTGGATCGGTAAAGTTGTGTTGGTCCAGCTGGCCATTCCATCCCGACAAGATGTGGAGGAGTACCAAGATTTGCGAGCTTGCGTGAATGAACTTGTCGGTAGGATCAATGGTCGATTCGGGACGGTGGAAAGCGTGCCGATTCATTATATGCACAAGAGCGTGCCATTTGAAGAGTTGACAGCAATGTATGCCTTGGCGGATGCTTGTTTGGTGACTTCAACCAGGGACGGTATGAATTTG GTTGCGTACGAGTACATTTCGTCGCAAACTGAGAAACATGGATCTATGATCCTCTCCGAGTTTGCTGGTGCAGCCCAAAGTTTAAACGGTAGTCTTCTTATCAACCCTT GGGACGTTCAATCTACGGCCGATGCGATCTATCAAGCTCTCACGTTATCTGCCcagcagaggaagagtaACTGGCAAAAACTGTTCAACTATGTCAGCAAGTACACCGCCGAGGCTTGGGGTGTCTCATTCGTCAATGAAC TTAACCGTCTTTCCGGCCAACGCCCCTCTGGTCCCGCTGGTCTTGCTGGACGAAGAAAGTCTGGAAGTTTGAGCAGGAGGAGCAGTAAGGCCAGCATACAGAGGAGAAAGTCGTCACAGAGTGGTGGGATTGTGACTGGTCTGGGTGCTGCAGCAGGAGCGGCTGTTAATTGGGCTCAGTCTCAGGTCCAGGGGGGGTCTCAAGCTTAA